Proteins co-encoded in one Bradyrhizobium sp. 170 genomic window:
- a CDS encoding 2-dehydropantoate 2-reductase, with the protein MQVAVVGAGAVGCYYGGLLLRAGHDVTFVGRQPHVDAINAHGLLLDTKTFNGHLPAKAATDASALASPDLVLVCVKSADTEQAGRSLAGRLLPETSVLSLQNGVDNAPRLAAVTGHAVIPVVVYVGSEMAGPGHVRHHGGGDLAIGASATSEALAQTLQAAGIGITIADDIDKTLWSKLIINCAFNALSAVAGISYGPMLEVEGTRNVVTRAVQEATAVARACGVSIGDDLLAHILNIPAIMPNQMSSTAQDLARGKPSEIDFLNGYVVRKGAELGIATPTNHALQVMVKLAERGKELSRR; encoded by the coding sequence ATGCAAGTCGCGGTCGTCGGTGCTGGAGCGGTCGGATGCTACTATGGAGGACTGCTGCTGCGGGCCGGACATGACGTGACGTTCGTCGGCAGGCAGCCGCATGTCGACGCCATCAACGCCCATGGCCTGCTGCTGGACACCAAGACTTTCAACGGCCATCTGCCCGCCAAAGCCGCGACCGACGCAAGCGCCCTCGCCTCGCCCGACCTGGTGCTGGTTTGCGTGAAGTCGGCCGATACCGAGCAAGCCGGCCGGTCGCTCGCCGGACGCTTGCTGCCGGAAACATCCGTCCTCAGCCTGCAGAACGGCGTCGACAATGCGCCGCGTCTTGCCGCCGTCACCGGCCACGCCGTCATTCCCGTGGTGGTCTATGTCGGCAGCGAGATGGCCGGGCCCGGCCATGTCAGGCATCACGGCGGCGGCGACCTCGCCATCGGCGCCTCCGCCACGAGCGAGGCGCTGGCGCAAACGCTTCAGGCCGCCGGCATCGGCATCACGATCGCCGACGACATCGACAAGACGCTGTGGAGCAAGCTGATCATCAACTGCGCCTTCAACGCGCTTTCCGCCGTGGCCGGCATTTCCTACGGCCCGATGCTGGAAGTCGAAGGCACCCGGAATGTCGTCACGCGCGCGGTGCAGGAGGCGACAGCGGTCGCCCGCGCCTGCGGCGTATCGATCGGCGACGATCTCCTCGCGCATATCCTGAACATCCCGGCCATCATGCCGAACCAGATGTCGTCCACCGCGCAGGATCTTGCGCGCGGCAAGCCCAGCGAGATCGACTTTCTCAACGGCTATGTGGTGCGCAAGGGCGCCGAACTCGGCATTGCCACGCCGACCAATCACGCCCTGCAGGTGATGGTGAAGCTGGCGGAACGGGGCAAGGAGTTGTCACGGCGGTAG
- a CDS encoding NAD(P)H-dependent oxidoreductase produces MGNRILVFYGSYRSDRMGIRLAQFVVEGLAARGDDVELIDAKAIGLPMLDRMYKEYPKGGAPAALEKLAEQIRTADGFVFVTGEYNWGMQPGLKNLTDHFLEEWFWRPAAIASYSAGRISGARAALAWHGTLSEMGMVVISSSIAVGPIAQTLTEDGKPTGEGGKALSHAFPRFADDLVWWMEAARAQREKKKPPY; encoded by the coding sequence TCTTACCGTTCCGATCGCATGGGCATCCGGCTGGCGCAATTCGTCGTCGAGGGGCTTGCCGCCCGCGGCGACGATGTCGAACTGATCGACGCCAAGGCGATCGGCCTGCCGATGCTGGACCGGATGTACAAGGAATATCCGAAAGGCGGCGCGCCGGCCGCGCTCGAAAAACTGGCCGAGCAGATCCGCACCGCTGACGGCTTTGTGTTCGTGACCGGCGAATATAATTGGGGCATGCAGCCGGGGCTGAAAAACCTCACCGACCATTTTCTCGAAGAATGGTTCTGGCGCCCGGCTGCGATTGCGAGCTATTCGGCCGGCCGCATCTCCGGCGCGCGCGCCGCGCTCGCATGGCACGGCACGCTTTCGGAAATGGGCATGGTGGTGATTTCGAGCTCGATCGCCGTAGGCCCGATCGCGCAGACGCTGACCGAAGACGGCAAGCCGACCGGCGAGGGCGGCAAGGCGCTGTCACACGCGTTCCCGCGCTTTGCGGACGATCTCGTGTGGTGGATGGAGGCGGCAAGGGCGCAGCGGGAAAAGAAGAAACCGCCGTATTGA